Proteins from a genomic interval of Triplophysa dalaica isolate WHDGS20190420 chromosome 13, ASM1584641v1, whole genome shotgun sequence:
- the LOC130433980 gene encoding trace amine-associated receptor 1-like, which produces MDIKINISHNGPSEKPFLCFEFSNSSCQKLVYPLETRILLYVIFSLCSIVTIIGNLLVIITVIHFKQLHTPTNYLILSLAVADLLVGGVVMPPSMLRSIETCWYLGDLIYRYYAICHPLQYHSKMTSLATLVMIIICWTVSAALAFSMIFLELNILGIEDFYYENIDCDGGCMMFQSKEAATIISMICFYIPAFVMLSIYMKILHVAQRQVKAIQSTNSQFKKEGKATKTLAIIMGVFLTFWIPFFFCNIIDPFIGYSVPPLLFDLFFWVGYYNSTCNPMIYAFFYSWFRHAFRVILSGRIFQTNSSKTILT; this is translated from the exons ATGGACATCAAAATCAACATCAGCCACAATGGACCTTCGGAAAAgccttttctttgttttgagttCAGTAACAGCTCTTGCCAGAAGCTTGTCTACCCCCTGGAAACCCGAATATTGCTCTACGTTATTTTCAGTTTGTGCTCAATTGTCACCATCATAGGAAACCTGTTGGTGATCATTACGGTCATTCACTTTAAACAGCTACACACACCAACCAACTACCTCATCCTGTCTCTGGCTGTAGCCGATCTGCTTGTAGGAGGAGTCGTGATGCCGCCCAGCATGCTGCGCTCGATTGAGACCTGCTGGTATCTGGGAGATCTGATCT ACAGATATTACGCCATATGTCACCCTCTACAATATCACAGTAAAATGACTTCACTTGCTACTCTGGTCATGATTATCATTTGCTGGACTGTTTCGGCTGCTTTGGCCTTCAGCATGATATTTCTGGAGCTTAATATTCTCGGCATCGAAGATTTTTACTATGAGAATATTGACTGTGATGGAGGATGCATGATGTTTCAAAGTAAAGAAGCAGCTACAATAATTTCAATGATTTGCTTTTACATTCCCGCATTTGTTATGCTCTCCATATACATGAAAATATTGCACGTAGCTCAAAGGCAAGTGAAGGCCATCCAGAGCACTAACagtcaatttaaaaaagaagGAAAGGCCACTAAGACTTTAGCGATCATCATGGGTGTGTTTCTGACCTTCTGGATTCCCTTTTTCTTTTGTAATATTATTGATCCCTTCATTGGATACTCTGTACCACcacttttgtttgatttgttctTTTGGGTCGGGTACTACAATTCCACATGTAACCCTATGATATATGCCTTCTTTTACAGCTGGTTCAGACATGCTTTTAGAGTCATTCTATCTGGAAGAATATTTCAGACTAATTCCTCAAAAACAATACTGACGTAA